In one Alnus glutinosa chromosome 14, dhAlnGlut1.1, whole genome shotgun sequence genomic region, the following are encoded:
- the LOC133857908 gene encoding putative clathrin assembly protein At2g25430 — protein MAPSTIRKAIGAVKDQTSISIAKVAGNIAPDLEVLVVKATTHDEDPADEKYIREIITLTSYSRGYVGACVATISKRLSKTRDWIVALKALMLVHRVLVDGHPTFEEEMAYATRRGMRVLNMSDFRDEAHSNSWDHSGFVRFYAAYLDEKVESVVIEKSMKGVDEKDDRYKDENDNGMMGRRTRSYGDVNESMGREKRRETPMREMRPERVLGKLNQLLKILDRILACRPTGAAKTSRLVLVGLYQIVRESFGVYVEICEALGVLLDRFMEMAYADCVKGFDAYVSAAKMIDELVAFYNWCKDTGIARSSEYPEVQRITEKLLGTLEGFLREMAGKPKSLERSREEKAPVKEEVVVEQDMNEIKALPPPENYNPPPPPPPEREAKPQPQQVTEDLVNLKDDAISADEQGNKLALALFSGQPATNTDGSWEAFPSNGEPEVTSAWQTPAAEIGKADWELALAESASNLSKQKATLAGGFDPLLLNGMYDQGAVRQHVRTTQLGGGSASSVTLPGAGKTATPVLALPAPDGTVQAVGHQDPFAASLAVPPPSYVQIAEMERKQQLLVQEQQLWQQYGRDGMQGQVGLAKIAAGGSGYYGPSPQPMMPYGMPQPGGYYYAPY, from the coding sequence ATGGCACCCAGTACGATCCGAAAGGCTATCGGGGCAGTGAAAGACCAAACAAGCATTAGCATAGCCAAAGTGGCTGGCAACATAGCACCAGACCTCGAAGTCTTGGTCGTAAAGGCAACAACCCACGACGAGGACCCCGCTGACGAGAAGTACATCAGGGAAATCATAACCCTGACCTCTTATTCGAGAGGGTATGTCGGTGCGTGCGTGGCCACGATATCGAAGCGGCTGAGCAAGACCCGCGATTGGATTGTGGCCCTCAAGGCTCTGATGCTTGTGCACAGAGTCTTGGTCGATGGGCACCCGACGTTTGAGGAGGAGATGGCCTATGCAACCCGGCGGGGAATGCGGGTCTTGAACATGTCAGATTTTAGAGACGAGGCGCACTCGAATTCCTGGGATCACTCGGGTTTCGTGAGGTTTTACGCGGCGTATTTGGATGAGAAGGTCGAGAGCGTGGTCATTGAGAAGAGCATGAAAGGCGTGGATGAGAAGGATGATAGGTACAAGGATGAGAATGATAATGGAATGATGGGTAGGAGGACGAGGTCCTATGGGGACGTGAATGAATCGATGGGGAGGGAGAAGAGGAGAGAGACACCGATGAGGGAAATGCGGCCAGAGAGGGTTTTGGGGAAGTTGAACCAGTTGTTGAAAATACTTGATCGGATATTGGCTTGTAGGCCGACCGGTGCGGCAAAGACTAGTAGGTTGGTGCTGGTGGGTCTTTACCAGATCGTGAGGGAGAGTTTTGGGGTTTATGTGGAGATATGTGAGGCATTAGGGGTGTTGTTGGATAGGTTTATGGAGATGGCATATGCTGATTGTGTTAAGGGCTTTGATGCTTATGTTAGTGCAGCGAAGATGATTGATGAGCTTGTGGCGTTCTATAATTGGTGTAAGGATACGGGGATTGCGCGGTCGTCTGAGTATCCTGAAGTCCAGAGGATTACTGAGAAGCTTTTGGGGACGCTCGAGGGGTTCTTGAGGGAGATGGCGGGCAAGCCAAAGAGCTTGGAGAGAAGTAGGGAGGAGAAGGCGCCTGTGAaggaggaggtggtggtggagCAGGATATGAATGAGATAAAGGCTCTTCCTCCGCCAGAGAATTATAACCctccacccccacccccacctgAACGCGAGGCTAAACCACAACCACAGCAGGTGACTGAGGACTTGGTGAATTTGAAGGATGATGCAATCTCAGCTGATGAGCAAGGCAATAAATTGGCTTTGGCTCTGTTCTCTGGGCAACCGGCTACAAATACAGATGGTTCTTGGGAAGCTTTCCCGTCGAATGGTGAGCCTGAGGTGACATCGGCATGGCAGACACCTGCTGCTGAGATTGGTAAAGCAGATTGGGAGCTGGCATTGGCAGAATCAGCTAGTAATCTCTCGAAGCAGAAAGCTACATTGGCAGGTGGGTTTGATCCATTGCTATTGAATGGCATGTATGATCAAGGGGCAGTGAGGCAGCATGTGAGGACCACTCAACTGGGTGGTGGAAGTGCAAGTAGTGTGACACTGCCTGGGGCAGGCAAGACTGCTACACCTGTGCTTGCTCTGCCTGCTCCAGATGGGACAGTCCAGGCAGTAGGGCACCAGGATCCCTTCGCCGCATCGCTTGCAGTGCCACCTCCTTCATATGTGCAAATAGCGGAGATGGAGAGGAAGCAGCAGCTTCTTGTGCAGGAACAGCAGCTCTGGCAGCAGTATGGAAGGGATGGGATGCAAGGCCAAGTGGGTTTGGCCAAGATTGCTGCTGGTGGCTCTGGCTACTATGGCCCAAGCCCTCAACCAATGATGCCTTACGGGATGCCACAGCCAGGAGGGTACTACTACGCACCCTATTGA